Below is a window of Allorhizobium pseudoryzae DNA.
AGACAGGAGACGCTGTGGGATGGACGGGCCTGGAAATTTGGTCATGTCAGCACCTTTCCTGATCGACCGTTTCCGGTGACCAGAGCAGAGGAATATAGGCCTTGGCCCAAAGGAGAAATGAGAGCGAAAACAGCGCAGAGGTCAGACCGTAAGCGCCGAAGGGCAGGGAGAGGGACGGCGCGAATTCCGGGAGGATCCGGAGAAGCACCGACAGGACCAGAAGCTGGATCGCCATCCGGGTTGTCTTCGAAAAGCGCAGCGGTTGACCGGTATGGAGCAGGCCTGCAATCGACAACACCTGCAGGACGCCGAGACCTAGCCCGCCCATCAGCGCCAGATGCAGCCCACCCAGCCAGGGCAGAGGCAGGCCAATGAGGCTAAGGCCGCAGATGAGAAGGCCGGTGCCAGCCAGCGCACTCGACAGCCAAAGACCGCCAAGTTCGAAGGAAAAGCCTTCGCGCCCCACAAACCCCTCGGCAACCCGATCGAGAAAGGCTGCACCGGCAGCCAACATCAGATAGCCGCGCACGGCGTCCGAGAGCGTGGCTGCCTCTGCCACGATCACCAGCATGGTCAACCCCGCTGAGAGATGGACCCGGCCCGGATGCGGTCTGTAGGGCGAGGTCTTTTCCGTCGGATCAAGGATCAGATTGGTCACTGGGACGGTGATGCGGGCAAGGGCGAGACCCAGCAGGCCTAGAAGCGAGAGCCCAAGAATTCTGATTGCGCGGTCCGACAGGTCGGAGGCTTCCAAGGCAATCGCGATCCGCAGTAGAGCCGCAGCCGCCGCAAAGGTGGTGACGAACAGGATGAAACCCAGGAGACCGGTGCTTTTCTTGATCCAGGACAGGCGTAGCGCATAGGTAAGCAGGCACAGCATCCACGCCTGATCGAACACGAGGCCAAGCAGCCATCCGTTCTCGACGGCGAAGAAGCCCAGCAAGCGGGCACCGGCCCAAAGACCTGCAGCCAAGAACAGGGGGCGTCCACTGAGGCGTTGCGTGTCCGTCCATTCCGGTAGGGCAGAGGTCAGGAAGCCAAAAAGCGCGCCTCCGAAGGAGCCGACCAGCATTTCCTGGGCGTGCCAGTGGCGGGGAAGGGAGGAAACGGCAAAAGGTAGATCGAGAGACCAAACCACGACCCAAAGAAAGGGCCACAGCGCAGCATGCAAGGCGGCAAGTGGAAACATCAGTCTGAGGCCTTCGGCGGACATGGCCCTGGCAAGATCGGCCGAGGGAAGCATGCGTATGGCTGGAAGCACACTCATGCCAGCCTCCGCTCGTCATGTTCTTCAACGACGGCAAACAGCGGATGATCGGAAATGAGCCTTCGTGCCGTCTCGAAAATCATTTCCTCACTGCGATGCCCCGGTGTCTCGGGAACAGAGACGCAGTCGAGAATTCCATGGCCGTAGCGGTCGAGAACCGCGATCCGGTGGCAGATCCGCAGCGCTTCATGGATGTCATGGGTGATGAAGAGCCCGCCCTTGCCGCTGTCTGAGGCCGTGGCGACGACGAGATCCTGCATCCGCCTTCGCAAGGCGGCATCGAGTGCGGTGAAGGGCTCGTCGAAGTAGAGGAAGTCGGGGTCGGCGACAAGAGCACGGGCAAGCGCCGTGCGCTGGCGCATGCCACCCGACAACTGCGATGGAAACTTTTGCCAGTCGCTCTCTTCCAGCGATACGCGATCACAGGCCGCTGCAATTCTTACCCTTCGCTCGGACCGCGCCACGGGGAGGCCAGATAGGCTGAGTGCCACGTTGGCTTCGACCGTCGCCCATGGGAGGAGGCGCGGTTCCTGAAAGACGAAAGCGCAGCGCGCATAGCCTCGCTCGACTTGGCCGTGGCGGGGGATAATCAGCCCGGCGGCGATCTGGGCAAGCGTGCTCTTGCCGCAACCGGACGGTCCGACCAGCGCGACCATTTCCCCCTGGCTGACCTGCAGAGTGACCTGTTCGAGAACGGGGCGGCCGAGATAGACGTGCCCCACGGCTTTGAGCTGGAGGAGGGTCATCGGCGTACGCCCCAGGGTTGGGCGGCTTCCCGCCATGCCTCGGCTTCGGCGCGCAGTGGCTGAACAATTCCATATTCGACACTGATCAGCGCAATGACCGACAGGAGGATCCACGCAAGAGCTGCTTCCACATCGAGTGCGGAACGGGCATTGGCGAGCGCGCCTCCTATACCGCCGGCATTGGCCAGCAACTCGGCCATGACTGCTGCCTTGAAAGCCGTGCCCAGTGCCATGACCAAAGCAGGAAATAACGCATGAAGCATTTGCCGTAGGGATATCTGAAACAGGCGGGCCAGCCACGACAGGCCGGCCATACGGGCCATGTCTTCCAATCTCCGGTCTCGTGTCTGGATGCCCTCGGCTGCACCCACAAAGACAAGCGGCAAGGCGGCGATAGCTGCGGTGGCAATAACCGTTCCGGCCCCCATGCCGAACCAGATCATCAGAAGGACGATCCATGCGATCGGCGGGACGCCGATCAGCAAGGTCACCTGCGGACGCGCAAGGCGCATGATCGCCGGATGATATCCGGCCACCACGCCTGCCATCGTTCCGAACACGGCGGCGAGTGAAAAGCCGGCGAGCGCCCTCAGGCTCGTTGACAGCACCAACATACGGTTGTCGGGATATGCCGCCAGCTTGAACAGGGTCTGGATCGTCTCGGCCGGTGCTGGCAACACGAAGCTGCCATAGGCTTCGGCTCCGAGCTGCCAAACGGCGGCAAAGACAGCAAGGCCGCCGAGACCCGCCCAGCCGGACCAGAGAAAGCGCGCCACCCTTCCCGCACGATAAGCTAGGCCCATGATGATCCCGCCCTACAGATAAAGTGACGCGTCCGGCATGCGACCGCCCACCATCTCGGGATGCCTCTGTGCCACGGCTTTGAGCAGGGTCTCGATCGGTCCGTGCGCATCACGCGCGGCAATGGCGACGAGGTTCGAATAGGGGATCGACGCCTGCAGCACAGGCCATGGGAGTTCAAGTGCCGACGCGGCCTGGCTCGCAGCCGCTGCCGGATTGGCGTTCACCTCGACTGCTGCCCGTGCAAGTCCCGCAAGAAGCGCGGTCGCCTGTTCCGGATGATCGTCCAGGAAGTTTTGCGTCAGGGCGAGACCTGCCTGGGGCATGACCGGCGTACTTGCGGTGACCATACCCCATTCCTTCTGCATGTCGATGACGCGGTGAAGCGCCTGACCACCTGTACTGGCCTTGAAGATGGCGGCAGAGACTGCCGGTTCGGGCAGTAGCGCCGTGTCGATACGCCCTGCGAGCAGCATCTGAACGGCTTCGATTGGCGTGCCGGCCCGCTCTACCTTGACCTTGCCGGTCATTCGATGGTGGGCAAGCGCCGCATCGAAGACAAGTTCCGGCGTGTCATTGGGAAATGGCACGGTTACGCTTTGACCTTCGAGATCGGCGAAAGCCGCGATCTTATCGTTGCGCGATACCATATAGAGAAGGCCATTGGTCATTACGCTGGCCAGTTTCAGGCCAAGTCCGCGCGTATGGAGATTTGCCGCCGCCGTTGTCGGCATGACTACGGCTCTCATGGATCCGGACGACAGGCCCGCCCGCATTTCATCGGGCGTGCGCCAGACCCTAAACTCCACCTTATCTGCGACGTTGCGCAGCAGGCCTTTGCCAACCGCATAGGCCAGCGTGATCGATGGTCCGGCAGGAGGGCCGAAGAGGACGAGTTGGTCGAGGGAGGAAGCGCGTGCCCGTGTGTTGAGGAAGGGAAGGGCAAGGGTCGCTGCGATGCCAGCGCATAAAGTGCGACGGGTTGTTGCATGGCCTGCCGCGTCGGCCTCAATGATATTCGTCTCGCTGACCTGTTTCAAGGTGTTGGGCATCATGCTCTCCGAAAATTGATTTATTTACTCATGTTATAGCCGTCCGCGCGCGGATGTTTGACGTAGAGCAAGTAGTGTGTGGAATTACCGGCTGGAATCGTTCTCAGATGTCGAGCGCGAGAATCGGATCTGCGCCAAACAGGGCGGCATGGCCTCCCGCGAGCAGCCAGAGTGTGACAAGCAGCGTCACGGCGAGCCCGGCTACCAGATGTCCATCCAGACGCAGCTTGGCGCGTCCGGAGAGCAGGGCGATCAACGGAAATATGGATGTTGATCTCTCGACTGGTAACCAGTCTTCTCCCATCCTGCGTCTCGCGCGCTTTTCCGCGACAAGGATACCGACAGCAGAAAACAGACCGAGGCCACCGAAGACAAGGAGCGATCTGGTATCACCGTTTGCTGCGAGGTGGCCGAGAGACCAGAGTAAAAATCCCCACAAGACCGGATGGCGGGTGAGAGTTGTAATCGCGCCAGGTGTAGTACCTGTCATGAAGCTGATAGATGCGGGATTGGGACTGATTAGGCCTGCCGTGACCAGAAAGAGCCCGAGTGGCGACAACACGAGATTGGCGAGGATGCTCCGGGAATCCGGCCGCCAGATCTCTACATACTCGGTGTTCCAAGCGGCATGCAGGACCCATATCAGGAGTGCTACGGATGTTGTCGAATAGACTAGAAGGTAGAGCCGTAATCCAAGCGCTGCGGTTAGCCTTCCCCGGATGGCTGGTATGGCCGGCACCGAATGCAACAACAAGAAGGCTACAAGCGCAAGAACGATCTGGGTCATGTTGGGAACACCTGCGTTTCGGGTTCCACGTTTAGAAGCTGCTGCAGCAGCATCTGCTCCGCAGTGATATGGCGCCGGACAGCTTCCTGAAAACCGCGAACCATATGGGCCACCGTTTCCAGGCTCAGTCTGCATCGTTTGCGAGCAACAGCGGCCAAAGTGAGAGATAGCTCACGGGCCGCGCGACGGTCGACGCGATGTTCGGACTTGACCTGATCGAGAAGAAGAGAGCCGAAGCAGGAGCCGGCATGCAGCTCGAGGTCGGGGTAGAACTTTTGCTCTTCCAGAGTGTGGGCGGCTGCGACCAACGGTTCGATGTGCTTGGCAACCTTTTGGATACCAGGTGGAATCTCACCTGTGTCGAAGTCCGCGGCCAACTCCTCCAGCTTCAAGCAGAGAATGAGAAGATCGCGGTGCTTGTCCTCAAGCGCCCTGACCTCGGAGGCCGTCAGGCTGGATCCAGTCGTTTCCATGGTTTTTCCCTTATTGGCCGATGAACAGGATGACGCCGATGGCAAGCGAAGTCAGAACGGCGGCTAGAGTGCCCCCGCCCTGGAGTACCCCCATGCGCTTCAGCATCAGGGCAAAGCCCATGATGACAGGTGTCGCAACGACAAGGCCGATCTGTGCATCCGTCATTTCAGTCATTCCCTTCTGTTCTGGCCCTTCTGTTCTGGGAGCACTCTGCCTTGTCTTTCGTCAGTCTTCTTTGCGCTCCCACAAAGAGCGCTTCGGATTTTTCTCTAGAAACGACCCCGATCAACGGGAGAACTGACGATGGCCATGCAAACGAGCCTCCAGCAGGAGGCAAAGGACGACCACCTGCTGCTCTGGATCCTGGTGTGGAGCGAGTTGATCGCTTTCGGCATCCTGATCCTTGGCTTCCTCGTCGTCTCGACCTTCGATGCAGAAGCCTTCGAACTGGCGCGTCTGCATTTAAGGCCGGGGATCGCCGGCGCGAACACGCTTGTCCTGCTGGTTAGCGGGTACTTTGTCGCCGTGGCGATGCGAAATCGGCTTGATCTCGAGGCGGTGAAACGGCCGTTGACGATTGCAGCCCTCCTCGGCTTCTGCTTCGTGGCGGTCAAGCTCTTCGAATACTGGGGTGAGGTTCGCTACGCCCACGATGCAACGCTCGACACCTTCTTCGAGCTCTATTTCATCATTACCGGCTTTCATCTCCTGCATGTCTTCTTCGGTGCCATTGCGCTTCTTCTCGTCGCCTGGCGCCCGGCACGGGAAAACTTGGTTCTGATCGCCACACTCTGGCACGTGATCGACCTCGTCTGGCTGGTCATCTTTCCCATTCTCTATCTTGCGTGAGGCTTCTCATGACCCGCAGACAGCACGAGGATTTGGTGGGTGTGCTCGCCATGCTGATAACCTTCGCAATTGGTGGCACGATTGTTACGGCGCTCGCCGGTCCAACGATCGTACCGATTGCCGCCGTTCTTGCGATTGCCTTTGCCAAGGGACGGCTTGTGGTGCTCGACTTCCTCGAACTCAGGGGCGCACATCATCCCATGCGGATTGCGCTCATCTGCTGGTTGAGCATCATTCTGATCGCCGCCCTGTCTCGGTCGCTGGTGGTCCTTCTTTTGGGCTGAACATTCGCGCCGTTGCTTGCCAAAGCGCAAAGAACAACTCCGATCACTGTCTATGAAAAGAATATCCCGCAGAGCCGGCGAGGGGATCGCCGAAGCCTTCGAGGCGGGGAAACCAGGTCGGGCCTTTCAAGCCTGGCAGACGGAAGGACAAGGGCATGGCAGAGCGCCTGACCAAGACCGGAGCGCGCAACGTCTTCTATGGCGGCTCCATTTTCTTTTTTGCGATCTTCGTGGGGCTCACCGCCCACAGCCATTACTACATCCGCACTACTTCAACAGATGAATCGACGCTGACCGACAGCGTCGCGCGCGGCAAGCATATCTGGGAAAAGAACGCCTGTATCAACTGCCACTCGATCTTGGGTGAAGGCGCCTACTTCGCGCCCGAACTCGGCAATGTCTGGACCCGCTGGGGTGGCCAGGACGATCGTGACGGTGCACGCGAGACGCTTCGTTCTTGGATGGCGGCACAGCCCTCTGGTGTCGAAGGTCGCCGCCAGATGCCGCAATTCAATCTGACCGACGAAGAGATCAACGATCTCGCAGACTTCCTCGAATGGACCAGCAAAATCAAGACGCAGAACTGGCCGCCGAACGAGGCTGGCTGAGCCCTTCGTGACCCAAGGAGACACAAAATGAAATATCAAAGCCAGAAGGTCGCGATGCTGTATTTTTACGGTGCGCTCGGCCTCTTTATCGCCCAGGTCCTGTTTGGGGTCGTCGCGGGTACGATCTACGTTCTGCCCAATACGCTCTCCGAGCTCCTCCCTTTTAACATCGTCCGTATGATCCACACCAACGCCCTGATCGTCTGGTTGTTGATGGGCTTCATGGGCGCGACCTATTATCTGCTGCCGGAAGAAGCGGAAACCGAGCTTTACAGCCCAAAGCTTGCTGTCGCGCAGTTCTGGATCTTCCTCATTGCCGCTGCCGCCGCGGTCGTCGGTTATCTCTTCGGCATTCATGAGGGGCGCGAGTTTCTCGAGCAGCCCTTCATCATCAAGATCGGCATTGTCATTGTTGCATTGATGTTGCTGCTCAACGTCACCATGACATCGCTGAAGGGTCGCAAGACTGTCGTCACCAACATCCTGATCTTCGGTCTGTGGGGTGTGGCGATCTTCTTCCTCTTTGCCTTCTACAACCCAACGAACCTGGCACTCGACAAGATGTACTGGTGGTATGTCGTCCACCTCTGGGTCGAAGGCGTATGGGAGCTGATCATGGCCTCGGTGCTCGCCTTCCTGATGATCAAGCTCAACGGCATCGACCGCGAAGTGGTCGAGAAGTGGCTCTATGTCATCATCGGGCTGGCGCTGTTCTCCGGCATTCTCGGCACGGGCCATCACTACTATTGGATCGGCGCGCCCGGCTACTGGCAGTGGATTGGGTCGCTGTTCTCGACGCTTGAAGTCGCGCCCTTCTTCACCATGGTCATCTTCACCTTCGTGATGACTTGGAAGGCCGGTCGCAAGCATCCGAACAAGGCAGCTCTTCTGTGGTCGATCGGCTGCTCGGTCATGGCCTTCTTCGGTGCCGGCGTCTGGGGCTTCCTGCACACACTGTCCTCGATCAACTACTACACTCACGGCACGCAGGTGACGGCAGCCCACGGACACCTCGCGTTCTTCGGCGCCTATGTCATGCTCAATCTTGCGATCATGGCCTATGCCATCCCGGAAATGCGCGGCCGCCAGCCCTATAACCAGTGGCTGTCGATCGCGAGCTTCTGGATGATGTGCACGGCCATGTCGGTAATGACCTTTGCGCTCACCTTCGCAGGTGTTCTGCAGGTGCATCTCCAGCGCGTGCTGGGTGAAAGCTACATGGCCGTCCAGGACCAGTTGGCGCTGTTCTACTGGGTGCGTCTCGGCTCCGGTGCGGTCGTTTTGGTCTCGGCCCTGATGTTCGTCTGGGCCGTGTTGATGCCGGGCAAGGAAAAAGAGCCTGCCTTCGGCGGCTATGTCGAGCCTGCCGAGTGAAACAGCGGCCCCGCTGTTTCAAAAAGCGGCGGGGCTCTCCCCAATTTTGAGGATCAGGAACATGAATATCATCGCCCGCAACATTCAGCCGGATATCCCGGCCTATTCTCCAGCCGGCAACGAATGCACTCTCTTCGAGACAGCCTGGACGCGGCAGTTGCCGCTTCTCCTCAAAGGACCGACAGGCTGCGGAAAGACCCGGTTCGTCAGTCATATGGCGCAAAAGCTTGGCTTGCCGCTGACCACCGTCTCCTGCCACGACGATCTGGCGGCTGCCGATCTCACTGGCCGTTTTCTTTTGAAGGGAGGTGAGACGGTCTGGGTCGACGGACCGCTGACCCGGGCGGTCCGTGAGGGCGGTGTGTGCTATCTCGACGAGGTGGTCGAGGCGCGCAAGGATGTCGCCGTCGTGCTCCACCCGCTCACCGACGACCGGCGCATCCTGCCATTGGAGCGGACAGGGGAAGAGCTTGAAGCGCCGCCGGCCTTCATGCTCGTTGTCTCCTACAATCCTGGCTATCAAAGCCTCCTCAAAGCGTTGAAGCCCTCGACTCGCCAGCGTTTTGTCGCCATCGAGTTCGACTTCCTGCCCAAGGCGAGGGAGATCGAGGTTGTCTCGGCAGAAAGTGGACTGCCTGCCACGGCTGTAGAGCCATTGGTCGAACTGGCGCGGCGGCTGCGGGCATTGAAAGGTCATGACCTGGAGGAGGGCGTCTCGACGCGTCTGCTGGTTTACTGCGCGAGCCTCATCGATGCCGGTCTTGCGCCACGGGACGCCGTTCGTGCCGCCATGATAGAGCCGCTGACCGACGAACCTGACGTGCGTACCGCACTCCTTGAACTGGCACAGGCGGTCATCCGCTAGGAGAATGTCATGCTGGACTTTCTGGAGCTTGAGGAGACGGTCGGGCGCGCCTGGCACAGGCTGGCAGGTGATACCCGCACCTGGCCGCGTTACCCCGAAGCGGCTGTCCTGCTGGAGGACGTGCTTCCGGTACTCTCTGTCTGCTTTCGTGGCTTCGGCGGTGAACGGACGGTTCAACTGGTACCGGCGCGGGGCAAGACCTCGCAACACCGGCTGAAGTTCCGGCAACGCATGGGGCTGGGCGAAGAAAAGCTCATTCATCCGGCGCGGGACGAAGCTAGCGTGATGTTGCCCCCAGTCTTGGATCTCATGCCGGAGCAGTCGCTCAATCTTGACCTTTATGTCTGGCTGGCCGCCGCCATGGCCGTGATGCCGCTTCAACCGATGACCGAGACTGATCCCCTCAAGGCAGATCTTGCACTTTTGGACGCGGCGTCGGCGCTTGAAGCACAGGTCCTGGAGACCTTCCCCGGTCTGGTCGATCGTTATAGTCGGCTTTGCCGCGCCCTTCTGTCGGAGCGCCGCCGCGGC
It encodes the following:
- a CDS encoding NnrS family protein; protein product: MSVLPAIRMLPSADLARAMSAEGLRLMFPLAALHAALWPFLWVVVWSLDLPFAVSSLPRHWHAQEMLVGSFGGALFGFLTSALPEWTDTQRLSGRPLFLAAGLWAGARLLGFFAVENGWLLGLVFDQAWMLCLLTYALRLSWIKKSTGLLGFILFVTTFAAAAALLRIAIALEASDLSDRAIRILGLSLLGLLGLALARITVPVTNLILDPTEKTSPYRPHPGRVHLSAGLTMLVIVAEAATLSDAVRGYLMLAAGAAFLDRVAEGFVGREGFSFELGGLWLSSALAGTGLLICGLSLIGLPLPWLGGLHLALMGGLGLGVLQVLSIAGLLHTGQPLRFSKTTRMAIQLLVLSVLLRILPEFAPSLSLPFGAYGLTSALFSLSFLLWAKAYIPLLWSPETVDQERC
- a CDS encoding ABC transporter ATP-binding protein; amino-acid sequence: MTLLQLKAVGHVYLGRPVLEQVTLQVSQGEMVALVGPSGCGKSTLAQIAAGLIIPRHGQVERGYARCAFVFQEPRLLPWATVEANVALSLSGLPVARSERRVRIAAACDRVSLEESDWQKFPSQLSGGMRQRTALARALVADPDFLYFDEPFTALDAALRRRMQDLVVATASDSGKGGLFITHDIHEALRICHRIAVLDRYGHGILDCVSVPETPGHRSEEMIFETARRLISDHPLFAVVEEHDERRLA
- a CDS encoding ABC transporter permease yields the protein MGLAYRAGRVARFLWSGWAGLGGLAVFAAVWQLGAEAYGSFVLPAPAETIQTLFKLAAYPDNRMLVLSTSLRALAGFSLAAVFGTMAGVVAGYHPAIMRLARPQVTLLIGVPPIAWIVLLMIWFGMGAGTVIATAAIAALPLVFVGAAEGIQTRDRRLEDMARMAGLSWLARLFQISLRQMLHALFPALVMALGTAFKAAVMAELLANAGGIGGALANARSALDVEAALAWILLSVIALISVEYGIVQPLRAEAEAWREAAQPWGVRR
- a CDS encoding ABC transporter substrate-binding protein, translated to MPNTLKQVSETNIIEADAAGHATTRRTLCAGIAATLALPFLNTRARASSLDQLVLFGPPAGPSITLAYAVGKGLLRNVADKVEFRVWRTPDEMRAGLSSGSMRAVVMPTTAAANLHTRGLGLKLASVMTNGLLYMVSRNDKIAAFADLEGQSVTVPFPNDTPELVFDAALAHHRMTGKVKVERAGTPIEAVQMLLAGRIDTALLPEPAVSAAIFKASTGGQALHRVIDMQKEWGMVTASTPVMPQAGLALTQNFLDDHPEQATALLAGLARAAVEVNANPAAAASQAASALELPWPVLQASIPYSNLVAIAARDAHGPIETLLKAVAQRHPEMVGGRMPDASLYL
- a CDS encoding NnrU family protein, translated to MTQIVLALVAFLLLHSVPAIPAIRGRLTAALGLRLYLLVYSTTSVALLIWVLHAAWNTEYVEIWRPDSRSILANLVLSPLGLFLVTAGLISPNPASISFMTGTTPGAITTLTRHPVLWGFLLWSLGHLAANGDTRSLLVFGGLGLFSAVGILVAEKRARRRMGEDWLPVERSTSIFPLIALLSGRAKLRLDGHLVAGLAVTLLVTLWLLAGGHAALFGADPILALDI
- a CDS encoding hemerythrin domain-containing protein, with translation METTGSSLTASEVRALEDKHRDLLILCLKLEELAADFDTGEIPPGIQKVAKHIEPLVAAAHTLEEQKFYPDLELHAGSCFGSLLLDQVKSEHRVDRRAARELSLTLAAVARKRCRLSLETVAHMVRGFQEAVRRHITAEQMLLQQLLNVEPETQVFPT
- a CDS encoding cytochrome c oxidase subunit 3, coding for MAMQTSLQQEAKDDHLLLWILVWSELIAFGILILGFLVVSTFDAEAFELARLHLRPGIAGANTLVLLVSGYFVAVAMRNRLDLEAVKRPLTIAALLGFCFVAVKLFEYWGEVRYAHDATLDTFFELYFIITGFHLLHVFFGAIALLLVAWRPARENLVLIATLWHVIDLVWLVIFPILYLA
- a CDS encoding cytochrome C oxidase subunit IV family protein, with the translated sequence MTRRQHEDLVGVLAMLITFAIGGTIVTALAGPTIVPIAAVLAIAFAKGRLVVLDFLELRGAHHPMRIALICWLSIILIAALSRSLVVLLLG
- a CDS encoding c-type cytochrome; this translates as MAERLTKTGARNVFYGGSIFFFAIFVGLTAHSHYYIRTTSTDESTLTDSVARGKHIWEKNACINCHSILGEGAYFAPELGNVWTRWGGQDDRDGARETLRSWMAAQPSGVEGRRQMPQFNLTDEEINDLADFLEWTSKIKTQNWPPNEAG
- a CDS encoding nitric-oxide reductase large subunit, giving the protein MKYQSQKVAMLYFYGALGLFIAQVLFGVVAGTIYVLPNTLSELLPFNIVRMIHTNALIVWLLMGFMGATYYLLPEEAETELYSPKLAVAQFWIFLIAAAAAVVGYLFGIHEGREFLEQPFIIKIGIVIVALMLLLNVTMTSLKGRKTVVTNILIFGLWGVAIFFLFAFYNPTNLALDKMYWWYVVHLWVEGVWELIMASVLAFLMIKLNGIDREVVEKWLYVIIGLALFSGILGTGHHYYWIGAPGYWQWIGSLFSTLEVAPFFTMVIFTFVMTWKAGRKHPNKAALLWSIGCSVMAFFGAGVWGFLHTLSSINYYTHGTQVTAAHGHLAFFGAYVMLNLAIMAYAIPEMRGRQPYNQWLSIASFWMMCTAMSVMTFALTFAGVLQVHLQRVLGESYMAVQDQLALFYWVRLGSGAVVLVSALMFVWAVLMPGKEKEPAFGGYVEPAE
- a CDS encoding CbbQ/NirQ/NorQ/GpvN family protein; the encoded protein is MNIIARNIQPDIPAYSPAGNECTLFETAWTRQLPLLLKGPTGCGKTRFVSHMAQKLGLPLTTVSCHDDLAAADLTGRFLLKGGETVWVDGPLTRAVREGGVCYLDEVVEARKDVAVVLHPLTDDRRILPLERTGEELEAPPAFMLVVSYNPGYQSLLKALKPSTRQRFVAIEFDFLPKAREIEVVSAESGLPATAVEPLVELARRLRALKGHDLEEGVSTRLLVYCASLIDAGLAPRDAVRAAMIEPLTDEPDVRTALLELAQAVIR